atcaatattttaattcattttagttattcaatgttattagtccacagtcgatagtccacagttaacagtccaataattcatatataatttaatatataatattcgaattaattaatacgtatcgtgacccgtgtacatgtctcagactcaatcacaactcaaactatatatattattgtagaatcaacctcaaccctgtatagaaaacTGGATTATTACtgcacatagagtgtctatggtgattccaaataatatatatagatgcgtcgatatgatatgtcaaaaccttgtatacgtgtcccgataattaaagtgcgtaaactaaataacagaaattaattgacgataaataaaatggcgataattaaattgcgataaataaaatgtaatcagttagctaggaacagttagctaggaacagttagcgtggattcttaacaaaattcatcatagttaatttgtttgtttctaacaaattttattttgtcaaatgttttcttcattatgccacttgttgaattctgataaatcaaaatccaaatatgaaattggatgaatatggttattctgtggtgaacggatttgtatatcggtggatgtaagtaggatagtaaacgactgttgaatcagcttcgaagaatgtactttgtaacttattaatgtgaaatctgaatattcctcgggtattacctacccgttaaaatattttcaccattaacagtttgtacgaaagaatttttaattacaatctttatgaaaatatacttacatatatattttcttctgatataatcatagattcaatgagttaatataatattaatctcatttgatttaccgttataactagaatacataatctctaaaacattagagattacataatcgccatgaagaacgaagataattgatgtagaatgatacgtagaacgatgattgtactcgaggtactgaatgggatcttgaggcatgaattgttgatggtactggtgttgttactgatggtactgttgatgctggtgatgttgctgaagctggtacattttgcaccatattctctagattgattactcgagtgcgaagttcgttgacttctcctattattccgagatgattgccGGCCGGAGcacgcgaatgaataaggtttcgaattttagatagaatataatcgtgacgagatatcttgggaataagggtgaaaatggtttttttttttttttttttcgggctGATTCGTCGGTATGTGTTTCAGgtccttcgtcaagagggcaatttggttggtggaaaggatcgccttcttcccgtctccatcggttaagtcgactacgaacccatcagatgaattggggatggctgattggttgatttattctggtgacgctgcttccggagcttaggtgaatatccatgtcggaatagttgtcggaataactatcgaaatagctatcgaaatctaagggactcgaactggttgcaggattcatctcgtacgatcagatgaagaattttcgataagaattagattataggatgtagattagtaccctgcaatacataatttacatatgcatatataatactaaaatcccataagttacggaggaatctacggaatacgccagacaaagttacagtaacagatacgctaagatatgaagtagcagacacgctaagatataaattttgtctatacactattcatgcagtcaatgcagtaaaacgtgtttagactaagaatgataagcaagtgattctctaagaatgataagcaggtaatttttgacacgaaatgataagcaaaacttttgacatgcagaccaggttcaagtccagactccttaaagtaacctaacaactattaagtcgaagtccggactcactaatgcatcctaacaactcctagttagacacactaatgcaagacctgattcgctacgaccactgctctgataccaactgtgaggacccgtcctaatccatccggacgtagTCCatcttgattataaacgattcacaacagttgattacatcgcgaggtactggacctctatatgatacattttacaaacattgcattcgtttttgaaaagacaatctttcattacatcgaaagttgacaacatgcataccacttCGTAGTATATATTACTAAaatggacttaataataatcttgatgaactcaatgactcgaatgcaacgtcttttgaaatatgtcatgaatgactccaagtaatatctctaagatgagcaaatgcacagcgaaagatttctttcgtacctgagaataaacatgctttcaagtgttaaccaaaaggttggtgagttcattagtttaacataaataatcatttccatcattttaatagaccacaagatttcatatttcaatacacatcccatacatagagataaaaatcattcatatggattgaacacctggtaaccgacattcacaatatgcatataagaatatcctcatcattccgggatcctccttcggacatgatataaatttcgaaagtactaaagcatccggtactttgaatggggcttgttgggcccgatagatctatctttagagttcgcgtcaattagggtgtctgttccctaattcttagattaccagacttaataaaaaaaggcatattcgatttcgataattcaaccatagaatgtagtttcgattacttgtgtctatttcgtaaaacagttataaaagctgcgcatgtattctcagtcccaaaaatatatattgcaaaagcatttaaaaagggagcaaatgaaactcacctaatgtattttgtagtaaaaatacatatgactatattgaacaatgcagggttggcctcggattcacgaacctatatcattcatttatatattaaaacgtataatgaaAATCCAATAATTCCATCTATtatttatatagtatttatatatttattgttgtagtttatataatttgtactaaattctaatatatattctatcttaaataacatgttatgtatgtatttattttgtatatacataatagaaatattaatatttttaatatataattataggtagtgtttatataattatagtataagtatatttttatttacaaaatatcTATTtgctatgataatataataataataatgataatgaattttaaataaaaggtagttttaataataatgaaaacttttataataatgatactaaaaattgaTAATgacaataaaatgataatactaataatattaatgaaaataaaatttttaataaaaatgataattttaaaataatggttcttctaataataataataataataataataataataataataataataatagtaactatgataatattaaaaatggtaataataataattctaataatgatacctacattgataataataataatgataataataataataataataataataataataataataataatttttttaaatataaactaCCTTAGAAGCCATGTTAAAAAGAGTTGCACCAAGTTGggttcgaaccctcgacctctcgttaacccgctaATACCACAAACCATTCCACCaaatcagtttttctgatttaaatcatAACCCAATTTATTTTATTTAGTCCAGATCACTTTGGCCCAATGAATTAGTTTAATGAATTCAAGAGTGACGGCCCAACAGCAGCTTTCGGCCCAACAGCAGCCCAGTCGGAAGAAAAAAAAGAATTTTATGGCTGTCATGACTTagaatcgaacctgagacctctctgaAATATACACACGCCTCAAACCACTCCTCCAATTATTTCTTTCTGTAATAATTCATTATCTAAAACTATTTACTCGTGTTACTGTTTTCCTTCATCTTCTACAAAACCCATTTAATTCTctgatcatcttcttcttcaaattaAGATCATAACTTCACTTTCATCTTTAATTTAATTCTCGATCAACCTCAACATACTCATAATCAAAACCATGATACGAATTATTATCATCATATAACACTCATTAattatcatcatcttaatctaaCCCTAATCCAAACATTATCATCTAACTCAATTTTAACATCATCTATCATCGTTAACTTAATCACTTTTGTAATTATATCACTATCACgctattcatcatcattatcattgttCAATATCAACCTTCTATTCCCTTCATCATAAAAGAAAAACGACTTTGTCCCACCTTAAAAATATGGGTCGGCCATTTTACATAAAGGGTTCCACGATCCACCAAGTAGTCGACTCACTTTTAAAAAAAAATCGCTGTACATAATGGGACCAGCGGGGGTCTTACGAATGTCCCCATCATTTCTTAATCAACATgaataaagaaaatatatatatacgtccCTTGCTTCACTCCTATTGGATCGGCCATCAAccctcacaaaaaaaaaaaaaaatatacgacTCAATTATAAATTGCAAGTGCTGGCTTTGGTTTCTTTACTCATAAGTGTAATGAATGTGGGGTTAGTTAATTGAGTAAAATGTTGGCCAACTTTCCTGTTTGTATTTCTTTCGGTTAGAAAAAGGAATGAGTGGGTTTCCTTTGGCCTACCACGAAAAGAAGAAGAATCAAAAGCCAGAAACTGTCGGTCATAAGTCCTATAAGGTTCCACTTGCTTATAAAAAAAAACGCCATAACATGATATTCTAAAACCAAGTCGACAAGGTGAAATATGCGGATCTATCCAAATTGCAGCAAcagtttcctaaaaaaaaatatttagtttGGTTATGGGTGGTACAGAAAGCAACGAAGCAAGATAAGGGTATTGGGTTGTCGAGCTGGGGAAGAAGTAGAAGCAATTGTAGGCTCGTTGGTGATGTTAACGATATAAGAATGAAGAGAGGAAAAATTCACAGTTTTCATCAACCTTCTTGTGGGTTTCGATTAACAGGAAACAAATAGAGAAATAGGAGTTGCAGTTGTAGTTCAAGAAGAGAAAGGACATGAAGGTGTTCCCGATGGTTGTAGTGATAAACGGAGATCATGACTTCGGTTGTGGTTGCATCAAGAGAGGGAAAGAGGAGGGATATAGAGAGGTGGTGATCGTGGTTGTTTGGTGAAGATGCTGATTTACGAAAATAAAGAAGAAACGGAAAGATGAAATTTGCACCGGTTGTTTTTGGTGTTATGGTGGTGATTCTTCGGGTTTTATAATGGTGGTTATTGATAAAGATATTGTAAGATTAAATGGTTTGCATAATAGTTTGAATTCAGTCTATGGTCATATCATAATGGTGTGTGGGTATCGAATTTCTACACAGACAAACAAAAGAAGTTAAAAATATAAGAAAGTTGATTAGAGTCTATAATAGGTTTTGGATCGTTCTCTGATTAAAGTCGTGATTGGTACTGAATGGAAATCATAAAGCAAGAATTACTATAACATGTGATAATGATGGGAAACAGAATACACTTGTACTgtatttgaatatgtatataaCGTATCTATATTCTGATGTACTAGTAATCTGTATACATTtacatatgtatttgtatatatatacgtatatattagtAATTTATATGTATCAGTAAATCTGtatatctatttgtatatataataGTATGTTTACGTATATATTTGCATCTGATTACaatttatattaatatcatatagtattgtaatattactactaataataattatataaataataataatagaattaataatactggtatcagcaataataagaataataataataataataatgtatatcaaatctcatttttatacattaatattattaatactaattttaatattgtTAATGTAAGTAATACtaatatagtaattatattttatGTAATTTTAATATGTTTATGTTAAGTATTATTAACTAGGTAATACATAACAactatttactatatataataacatatattgattaattatatcatatatctACTACAATATACATATGAAAACAATTTttacataaaaatcatatatttatatagattcattttaaattacacttgataatttttgtatcttattttacatatttaattctaatgttcaaattatattattaaatttcaaattatataaagacttacatttatatatatatacatatatattcatatacaattatataatggttcgtgaatcgttggaatctggtcgaggttaaatgaatgtatgaacacagttttaaactttttgggattcaacttaataaactttgcttatcgtatcggaaacatataaaaattaaagtttaaatttggtcgggaatttccggatcgtcacataaGTGATGTTTGTTTTTAAGATATTGTTTTTAAGATCTGTGGACCATGTTTTTAATGTGACATCTATGCTGAATAATAAAGACTCTTTGTTTTTATGTTTACAACTAAATTGACCTTGTCTGCAGCACTAAGAAGCATATTTTAAGTGTGCGAATTTGCAGACATAATTAAACATTAATGTATTTCGTTTTctgaaaaataaatagtttgtaGCATAAACATCTGCGGTCGCGCATACATAAGACACAATAAAATCTAATGACTGAAAAACAAACAACGCCTAAACAATGTTCAACTCTATACTTCAAAATCATGAAAAGTTATCTTTCCTCATAAATCTTATATATGTCAACGCTTTCACGACTCGCCTATAGCACTGACGGATTGCGTTCAACATCCCTTTTTGACTTTCTCGATCGACGCCTCCGGTTAGTAGACAAGggtaattaagtttatataaatatgtaatgtgATGTGATATACTCATATACTACCACCGATGCATCTCTTGAGTAGTATACAAGGGGCTATAATCTAATTGAGTTGAATTTCAAGGGCTATAATCTAATTGACAGTGCCAACAATTAGCTTTTCGGAGAGGGGTTTTCTCAACCTTTAACTGTACTGTCTGGATTGTTACGATTTGAGTTTCCTCCTGAACGCGTGTGTGAGTGATATATGATCGCGAAGGTGATTAAGTCTCTTTATGCCGACACTGGCTTAAAAAATAAGTGATATGATATACTAATATCTAATGATACTTTCACTGTTAATTTGATATATTCACTAAAAAATTGTGTGTTTAATAGTGATATACTATACAAATTTATAGATTTATAGATTTATTAAATTTAATGGTGAAATATTGACGAATTTAAAAAATATCACTACCAAAATTGTGACAAGTCAAATGAGTCGAGTGTACCCATGAGAGTTTAAAAATCAAAAAGATTTTGCGGTTAAATTAGGTACCGTACTAGTCTCCAATTGGTCAATCAGTTTCACCCCCACCATTATAAAGACCAACACCAACATTTAACCCCTCTTTATAACACCACCATCCCCCACCATTTCTACTTCAGCTGTTCCCACATTACACTCTTAACGTCCGTCACTGTTACCGTCACCCTCTGGTACCACTTCTATATCTGCTTCACTGTCCATTACTCACGCTGTTAATATTTTCATTTGGATAATAACATAAATTCTCAGTTCTCTCCAGTTTAACTTAGCTTCTGAATAATCATCCTCTTTGGATCTGATTTCATTTCCTTCAATCGTAAGATATACTCCTTACTTTttctaattttattttttattttcgtgatatttatataatatttgtatatttcGAATTAATTCCGATTTTGTCAAATTTCGCGGCAATTTAACATATTCTCGTGATACTCAAAAGAATGTGTGCACTTTAATATTCACATTCTGTTATTTAAAACTTTATTTATTTGAATTTTTGAAATTGTAGATTCCGATCATCAAAATttcagttaaaaaaaaaaatggggAAAACAGGAAGAGATTGGACACAGATCTACGCAATATACGGAATGGAGGATTGGCACACACCGATTTTTCTGTTAATCCACGCAATTGTGTTTTCAGCTTCATCACTTGCATTCCTTTTATACTTCAATCAGATCTGCGATTCCGTCCCGTCGTTATTTTCTGGCAGTGTCGCCAGATTCACCGCCGGATTCACCGGCTCTGTCACTGCTCTCTCCGCCGTCTGCCTCTTTTACGCCGCCGGCAACATGTTCTACTCCTCCGTCGCACTTCGTTGGGATATGGCTCAACGTATGGTCAACGCTGTACATGACTGGTCAACTGTGAAAACCGCACTTGACGTCGGTTGTGGCCGTGGCATCCTACTTAACACCGTCGCCATGCAGCTTAAAAAAGAAGGCAGTTCGGGTCGGGTCGTAGGGTTAGATCGTAAAAACACAACCGTATCAACGCTAAGAACTGCAGGTGCGTAGGAAAATAGTTAAAGTATTTTGATTAATTAAGACAAtttttaacgaaaaatatattcaTGATTGTAGGTATGGAAGGAGTGCAGGAGTACGTCACGTGCCGTGAAGGCGACGCGCGAAGGTTACCGTTTCCGGACAACTACTTTGACGTGGTGTTATCGGCCGGGTTTGTGCATAAGGTAGGGAAGGAATTTGGGCCGA
The window above is part of the Rutidosis leptorrhynchoides isolate AG116_Rl617_1_P2 chromosome 1, CSIRO_AGI_Rlap_v1, whole genome shotgun sequence genome. Proteins encoded here:
- the LOC139886038 gene encoding uncharacterized protein, which gives rise to MGKTGRDWTQIYAIYGMEDWHTPIFLLIHAIVFSASSLAFLLYFNQICDSVPSLFSGSVARFTAGFTGSVTALSAVCLFYAAGNMFYSSVALRWDMAQRMVNAVHDWSTVKTALDVGCGRGILLNTVAMQLKKEGSSGRVVGLDRKNTTVSTLRTAGMEGVQEYVTCREGDARRLPFPDNYFDVVLSAGFVHKVGKEFGPKTAAASAERMRVVGEVVRVLKEGGVGVVWDLVHVPEYVLRLQELKMEDIRVSERVTAFMVSSHIVSFRKPSQHVLGPNEVRLDWKFNNIC